The genomic window CAAGCATACTAGATGTGTCACCAATGACACAAGAGCAGGCTGTAATTGAATAAAACCTCAATGTCTTTAATTAGCTTCTGGCTGCAGTGCAGGAATGAGCAACAGACTGCATcgatttatttttcttcttcagtgtgTTACAGCCAAAAACCCATAGATAAGAGACAGTAAGGCAGCTCCTCTGGAAATAAAAAAGCTGCTCTTCCTTTGTCCAAGCAACATGCAGCCCTTTAGCATTTCACCTGTCTGCTTTGTTGGAAACAGAGAACTAGAAATTGGTGAGTGGGGATGGAGCTCTCCAACAGAGGATGCTGTAGTCTTTGTTGAAATGGAAAACTTagcacaaatacatttttaggtCCTCCCAAACtcagttattttttaatgtttgattattttctaaatCTTTATCtcatttcttgtcttttttctaGAGCCCGGGTACTATGAAGATGGATCTTTTGGCATTCGCCTGGAAAATGTGGTCCTTGTTGTACCAGCTAAGCCCAAAGTAGGTCTTTAAACCAAAATTTACACAAACAACGGAAATGCTCCTCACACTCTAATGCCTTTTGTATTTGATTGCTCCTCTACTCATATAGTATCCATAGAGGTTTAATTGtgtattaatatatatatgtattaataatcaacatttaaaaGCTGTGGTACTTGATGTTCCTTCCTGTGTTTGACCAGTTGTATGTAAGTTGTATGTTCTGATAAGGAAAATCATTatgtttttggtcttttctgtttgtgtgcagtaCAACTACAGAAACAGAGGGAGTCTGACATTTGACCCCCTCACTCTGGTCCCTATTCAAATCAAGATGATGAACACAGAGCTGCTCACTCAGAAGGAGGTGAGGAATATCCAGCAGGATTATTCTAATCAAAGAAATATTCACTCTtatgaaatgtaaaattgaTCTCGAAAGATTTTTATTGGTAatgttataaacattacaaattaAACAGCACATTAAATGTAGTCTAGTTTACATTTTGTAGGAAAAGTTAAGCCTAAGATGACCTATATTAAAATCATAAACTATGCATTTGAATGTTTGACAATAATTCCAGCTATCCCTGGTGCATTATGTGCTACTGAAACACTTTTCATGGTTTGACCCTCACTTCTCTGTCCTGCAGCGGGACTGGGTGAATGAGTACCACAGGAAGTGCCGGGAGGTGATTGGAGCAGAGCTGGAGAGGCAGGGCAGGAAGGAGGCACTTGAGTGGCTGATCAGAGAGACCCAGCCAATCGTCTGAGGACTGACTCTTTTACAGTCCAATCACATTGGCGAAGGAGTACCGTACGATCGATTTCTCTGCAGTGATAATcgtttgtatttttttcatctttctctgtgtctcacacTCGGCTTCTTTTTGTAAAGCACATCCTAATCGCAGTTTTATTAAAGATCAATGAGAATcaataaacatgcacacatctttattattttctgtctcagaAAAATTGTTCCTTGAAGTATGACAGTCTCATGTTCAGCTTGAAAGAAGAAAATTATGCATTTTTGAGGTTATCCAGTGAGATTTTGTGAGGACTTTCTAAACTAAAATGCTGTGACAATATCCTAAGTAGAAAAGTTTAGTCCTTATgcatgcagtgaaaaaaaataaattaaattatgaaGATTGCATATGACAACAACAGTGTACTTAAACATCATCCAAATATGCTTTCAAAGGGATGGCTAAATGTAACTATCCTAATATGTCACCTGATATGTCTAATATGAGGTTATTAGACCTCCCTGTAATCAGTGGCATTAATCCTTTACTTTAGCATCAAAGAAAGTCCTGCATCAGCTTTTACTGGCAGAAAATGCTGCATCCTCTGCTGCAACTGAGAATTAGGCAGCAAAGCAAAGTCTTATAACTGTTTAAAATTTATACAATGGGCACCTTAGGATTAGAAGAAGTACTACTGAACCTTCATAAAGTTAGGGGACTCACAAGAGACTTATTAAAATTTAAGAATGAAGCAGTAATGGCCAAAATAATTAGAATTTTAGTCTCTAGTATGGGCCATGCTTTTAAAACTTGTATTTCCTGTAATGCAGCTTCATAGTGTCTTACTCCTTCGCCTGATAAAACGACCACGTCTTTCAAATTTCATCATAACTTCATATAATGCAGGCTTTCTGTTATAAATTTGTAGTCTCCAGCCCTATGTAGAGATAATCCTAAATACAGAATTGTCACATCATTTCTCAGACTTTACAAAGCTCTTCCAGAGCCCAGAGGATCATATACAACTGCCTCCGCAAGTTTAGTAGTACTCTTTATGACATGTAAACTGAATCTAATGCGTAAAATCAGTGAAGCGCCCCTTTAATTGCCCTACACATGGTGACATATCTTTTATAGATAGATACAGCTGCAGGTTTTAAACCTCAGACTTTCAGAATGAAGACAAGTGCCTCTGGCCAACCTTCCCCTCCATACCTCCCACCCTCTAAAGCTGCATGTAAAATATCGGAGGGTCAAGGATCACACCGCTGTTTGGATCGCTGGCATACTCTTGAAATGACAGGGGCAGTGACAGAGCAGTTTGCTCCTGTGGTCTCTGTGGGACTTTAatctcctcgtcctcctccttcaccccTACAGGCAGTGGGTTACTGTAGATGTAGTAGATCCTGGAGTTGTCCTTTGCTGCCTCCGGCTTCCTGAAGAAGGCGAGAGGGTTGATGAAGCTGGTCGACCGCTTCACAGCTTTAACCGCCACAGGGTCCTCTGGCTCCCCGCGTGTCACTGCACTCTCATACACATGGGCTCGCTTTGACTGCCTGATGAAGAAAATGATACTAATTGCACTTATGAATTTAATGCAATTCCACATTGCTTTGTACTCTGAATTCACAGTAGCTTTAAAGCTTGATTACTCATTATCAAAATAACAGTTTGTCTCTGAAACATATATCAGTTCACAAGACATGATGGAGCTATCCCATATGATAATAAACCATGGACTGCACTTACAAAGAAACATCCATAGATCCTGATAAAGGTGAGAAAACAGGTCATACACAAGAATTGACAGAGCTaattctttaaaatgtcaaagcaaGCAAACTATGATACATGATCCTCACCTGGTGCGGTTGTagcagacagtgatgcagtACAGGCCA from Lates calcarifer isolate ASB-BC8 linkage group LG5, TLL_Latcal_v3, whole genome shotgun sequence includes these protein-coding regions:
- the si:dkey-246e1.3 gene encoding uncharacterized protein si:dkey-246e1.3; its protein translation is MFLDANGSNMSGAQQERAMTADSLHLNGTTALGLHDEETNTALFEFKVFNIVIIALALCILTVTGLYCITVCYNRTRQSKRAHVYESAVTRGEPEDPVAVKAVKRSTSFINPLAFFRKPEAAKDNSRIYYIYSNPLPVGVKEEDEEIKVPQRPQEQTALSLPLSFQEYASDPNSGVILDPPIFYMQL